Proteins encoded within one genomic window of Desulfobacterales bacterium:
- a CDS encoding PqqD family protein gives MFRQKQPAVKLTRAQAMACIPVKGGLVQESRLESGEILLSYPDYKQPWFTRVIRRLGGPSDSKVRIKKLQLDVLGTSVWELFDGKRSVRQVIELFADKYSLHPKEAEVSVSQFLRALGRRDLIGLK, from the coding sequence GTGTTTAGGCAAAAGCAACCTGCTGTTAAGTTGACCCGCGCCCAGGCCATGGCCTGCATACCGGTCAAGGGGGGGCTGGTTCAGGAGTCACGCCTTGAATCCGGTGAAATTCTGTTGTCATATCCGGACTATAAGCAGCCCTGGTTTACCAGGGTAATTCGACGTTTGGGAGGTCCCAGCGACAGTAAGGTCCGAATAAAAAAACTGCAGCTGGATGTACTGGGCACATCGGTCTGGGAGCTTTTCGACGGCAAGCGTTCCGTCCGCCAGGTCATCGAACTGTTTGCCGACAAATACAGTCTGCACCCGAAAGAGGCCGAAGTGTCGGTTTCGCAATTCCTGAGAGCGCTGGGCAGGCGGGATCTGATCGGACTAAAGTAA